The sequence below is a genomic window from Candidatus Methylomirabilota bacterium.
GTGGGACTCTCGCCCCACATCGTGCGGTCGCGCTCGTGCAGCTCCTCGTACTGGAAGAACATGGTGGCCATCACGGGCAGGTCGGCCACGGCCTTGCAGGCGTGGATCGCGGCGACCGCCTCCTGCGGGAACATCATGGTCTCCACCGCGAAGAGGTCCACGCCGCCTTCGGCCAGGGCCGTCGCCTGCTCCCTGAAGGTCTCGAAATACTCTTCGTCGGTCGTGTCGCCGAGCGGCTCGTACTCGGCGGGCAACCGGCTGGTGGGGCCGATGGAGCCGGCCACGTAAGCGCCGGGGGGAGCCACCGAGCGGACCAGCTCGGCGCCCTTGACGTTGAGCTCGCCGGTCCGGTCGCCCAGCGCATACTCGTTGAGCTTCAGCCGGGAGCCGCCGAAGGTATTGGTCTCGACGATCTCGCTGCCGGCCTCGAAGTAGCCTCGGTGGATCCCCCGCACCACCTCGGGGTGCGTGGCGTTCCACAGCTCCGGGCAGGCGCCGTTGAGCAGACCGGCGGCGAAGAGCATCGTGCCGTAGCCGCCGTCGAACAGGAGGACCTCGCCCCCGCGGATCCGCTCCACGATCTCCCAGCCGCGCGCCTTCATCCGCGGACCTCCGCGGCCACGCCGAGGAGGGCTTTGGCCTTGACCACGGCCATGGTGGAGTCTTTGGCGTAGCCGTCGGCGCCGATCTCGTCGGCGAATGCCTGGCTGACCGGCGCCCCGCCGACCATGACCTTGACGCGTTCGCGCAGGCCGGCCTTGATGAGGGCGTCGATCG
It includes:
- a CDS encoding homocysteine S-methyltransferase family protein, with the translated sequence MKARGWEIVERIRGGEVLLFDGGYGTMLFAAGLLNGACPELWNATHPEVVRGIHRGYFEAGSEIVETNTFGGSRLKLNEYALGDRTGELNVKGAELVRSVAPPGAYVAGSIGPTSRLPAEYEPLGDTTDEEYFETFREQATALAEGGVDLFAVETMMFPQEAVAAIHACKAVADLPVMATMFFQYEELHERDRTMWGESPTEVARNLLAAGADVVGMNCGRGPDRAIAIIGEMRAATDAPLVAYPNAGLPVTTGDSVTYELGPEAMAREYPALLDAGCNIVGACCGSTPAHLRLIADVVRSRRATSRR